A single window of Scylla paramamosain isolate STU-SP2022 chromosome 27, ASM3559412v1, whole genome shotgun sequence DNA harbors:
- the LOC135114437 gene encoding uncharacterized protein LOC135114437, with translation MEVYFTDGSVDPNTHRAAAAFVHHTGTGIFRLPDHSSTLQTELAAIGKALEDALHKHKDILIHTDSLGAIQCLQQTHSGDNIRLITTIHANAQAIRRRNRNITINWIPSHTNITGNDLADTAAKDGLLLPTVTSHVVPSRAQVSSTAKKTCKQLCTQAVRSQIAEGSPSATWYGTATANTAPPDDTLTRRTRTRLHRLRLGYHCLAELNDTLPLTCEHCDTPSYTPLRHYIEDCPSTAPFLHRHAHDAPHILQQTDTNRLIQMVNAFRPPR, from the coding sequence ATGGAGGTCTATTTCACAGACGGATCAGTggaccccaacacacacagagcagcagcagccttcgTGCACCACACAGGAACAGGCATATTCCGCCTCCCCGaccactcctccaccctccaaacTGAGCTGGCTGCCATCGGGAAGGCACTAGAAGATGCACttcacaaacacaaagacatCCTTATCCACACCGACTCGTTGGGCGCCATACAGTGCCTCCAGCAAACACACTCAGGAGACAACATacgcctcatcaccaccatccatgCCAACGCACAGGCCATCCGCCGAAGGAACAGGAACATCACAATTAACTGGATCCCCAGCCACACTAATATCACAGGAAACGATTTAGCAGACACTGCAGCGAAAGATGGACTCCTACTCCCTACTGTGACGAGCCACGTAGTACCATCCCGAGCGCAAGTCAGCAGCACCGCCAAGAAAACCTGCAAGCAATTATGCACCCAAGCAGTAAGAAGTCAGATTGCTGAAGGGTCACCAAGTGCAACCTGGTATGGCACAGCAACTGCAAACACCGCACCACCTGATGACACACTAACACGACGCACACGTACACGATTACACAGACTACGACTCGGTTACCACTGCCTAGCCGAGCTCAACGATACACTACCACTCACATGCGAACACTGCGACACACCCTCGTACACACCCCTACGACACTACATTGAAGACTGCCCAAGCACAGCTCCGTTCctacacagacacgcacacgaCGCACCACACATACTGCAACAAACAGACACCAACAGACTGATACAGATGGTGAATGCCTTTCGGCCACCCAGGTAA
- the LOC135114350 gene encoding histone H3: MARTKQTARKSTGGKAPRKQLATKAARKSAPATGGVKKPHRYRPGTVALREIRRYQKSTELLIRKLPFQRLVREIAQDFKTDLRFQSSAVMALQEASEAYLVGLFEDTNLCAIHAKRVTIMPKDIQLARRIRGERA; encoded by the coding sequence atggcacgtaccaagcaaacggctcgcaagtccactggtggcaaggcgccccgcaagcagcttgctacaaaggcagctcgcaagtctgctccagccactggaggtgtcaagaaaccccaccgttacaggcctggaaccgttgctctccgtgagatccgccgttatcagaagagcactgagctgcttatcaggaaactgcctttccagcgcctggtgcgtgaaattgctcaggatttcaagactgacctccgcttccagtcctctgctgtcatggctctccaggaagcttccgaggcttacctcgtgggtctgtttgaggataccaacctgtgcgccatccatgccaagcgcgtgactatcatgccaaaggacatccaactggctcgtcgcatccgtggcgagcgtgcctaa
- the LOC135114351 gene encoding histone H2B-like, producing the protein MPPKASGKAAKKAGKAQKAIAKGGKKKKRRRKESYSIYIYKVLKQVHPDTGVSSKAMSIMNSFVNDIFERIAAEASRLAHYNKRSTITSREIQTAFRLLLPGELAKHAVSEGTKAVTKYTSSK; encoded by the coding sequence atgcctcccaaagcatcaggaaaggctgccaagaaagctggcaaggcacagaaggccattgccaagggcggcaagaagaagaagcgcaggaggaaggagagctactccatctacatctacaaggtgctcaagcaagtccacccagacactggcgtgtcctccaaggccatgtcaatcatgaactcgttcgtgaatgacattttcgagcgcatcgctgccgaggcatcccgcctggcacactataacaagcgctccaccatcaccagccgggaaatccagaccgctttccgtcttcttctgcctggtgaactggcaaaacacgctgtttctgaaggcaccaaggctgttaccaagtatacctcctccaagtaa